The Mycolicibacterium mageritense genome contains a region encoding:
- the urtA gene encoding urea ABC transporter substrate-binding protein — protein sequence MPVPEHALRASAHRSRARFRSSALAAGSVIAIAGLLLAGCGSRASETDAANAKSCVDTSAPTIKVGSLNSLSGTMAISEVTVRDSIKLAVDEINAGGGVLGKQIQLIGEDGASEPTVFAEKAEKLISSDCVAAVFGGWTSSSRKAMLPVFESANSLLYYPVQYEGLESSKNIFYTGATTNQQIVPALDYLKEKGVKSLYLVGSDYVFPQTANRIIRAYAGANGIEIKGEDLTPLGSTDFSTIVNKVRSANADAVFNTLNGDSNVAFFREYRNVGLTPQDMPVVSVSIAEEEVGGIGVQNITGQLTAWNYYQTIDTPVNKKFVAAYKKAYGQNKPTSDPMEAAYVSVYLWKNTVEKAKSFDVKAIQDNAGGVTFDAPEGTVTIDGENHHITKTARIGEIRPDGLIYTIWESKGPIEPDPYLKSYPWAAGLSS from the coding sequence ATGCCAGTTCCGGAACACGCTCTTCGCGCGAGCGCTCATCGATCACGTGCCAGGTTCCGCAGCTCGGCGTTGGCCGCGGGCAGCGTGATCGCCATTGCCGGTCTGTTGTTGGCGGGTTGCGGCAGCCGCGCGAGCGAAACGGACGCAGCAAATGCGAAATCATGTGTGGACACCTCGGCCCCGACCATCAAGGTGGGCTCACTGAACTCGTTGTCGGGCACGATGGCCATTTCCGAGGTCACTGTCCGGGACTCGATCAAACTCGCGGTCGACGAGATCAACGCGGGCGGCGGGGTGCTCGGCAAGCAAATCCAGCTGATCGGCGAAGACGGCGCGTCAGAGCCTACGGTGTTCGCGGAGAAGGCCGAGAAACTGATCAGCAGCGACTGTGTCGCGGCGGTCTTCGGCGGTTGGACCTCATCGAGCCGCAAGGCCATGCTGCCGGTCTTCGAGAGCGCCAACTCGCTGCTGTACTACCCGGTGCAGTACGAGGGCCTGGAATCCAGCAAGAACATCTTCTACACCGGGGCCACCACCAATCAGCAGATCGTGCCTGCCCTGGACTATCTGAAAGAGAAGGGCGTCAAGTCGCTCTACCTCGTCGGCAGTGACTACGTGTTCCCCCAGACCGCCAACCGCATCATCCGGGCCTATGCGGGCGCCAACGGCATCGAGATCAAGGGCGAGGATCTCACCCCGCTCGGCTCGACCGACTTCTCGACGATCGTCAACAAGGTCCGCAGCGCCAACGCCGACGCGGTGTTCAACACCCTCAACGGCGACTCCAACGTCGCGTTCTTCCGCGAGTACCGCAACGTCGGCCTGACCCCACAGGACATGCCGGTGGTGTCGGTGTCGATCGCCGAGGAAGAAGTGGGCGGCATCGGCGTCCAGAACATCACCGGGCAGCTCACCGCGTGGAACTACTACCAGACCATCGACACGCCCGTGAACAAGAAGTTCGTCGCGGCGTACAAGAAGGCCTACGGCCAGAACAAGCCGACGTCGGACCCGATGGAGGCCGCCTATGTCTCGGTCTACCTCTGGAAGAATACCGTCGAGAAGGCGAAGTCGTTCGACGTCAAGGCAATTCAGGACAACGCAGGCGGGGTGACGTTCGACGCGCCGGAAGGCACGGTGACCATCGACGGCGAGAACCACCACATCACCAAGACGGCGCGCATCGGTGAGATCCGTCCCGACGGCTTGATCTACACCATCTGGGAATCGAAGGGCCCGATCGAGCCGGACCCGTACCTGAAGTCCTACCCGTGGGCCGCCGGGCTGTCCAGCTGA
- a CDS encoding class I SAM-dependent methyltransferase: MAVDEDKLNAFLGRAVGDLGAAMSAILVLIGDELGLYAALARERLTSAALAERTGTDERYVREWLANQAAGGYVDYDAGTDTYHLNDEQALCLANPDGPVDLPGGYSVVEDLFHIKDRAVQNFRTGGGMEWGEHHPCLFRGTERFFRAGYNAHLLSSWLPALDGAVGKLEAGAKVADVGCGHGVTTILMAQAFPQSQFVGIDYHDASVETARDHAAQAGVANARFEVADATTYQGNDYDLIAFFDCLHDMADPAGAARHARQALKPDGHCLLVEPFAEDSLAENLNPVGRVFYGASSLICVPVSLAQRGPALGAQAGERRLAEVMVGDGGFTRFRRAAQTPFNLVFEARP, from the coding sequence ATGGCCGTCGATGAAGACAAACTCAACGCATTTCTGGGTAGGGCAGTCGGCGACCTCGGTGCCGCGATGAGCGCCATCCTTGTGCTGATCGGCGACGAACTCGGACTGTACGCGGCGCTCGCGCGGGAACGGCTGACCTCGGCAGCACTGGCCGAACGGACCGGGACCGACGAGCGCTACGTCCGGGAGTGGCTGGCCAACCAGGCCGCGGGCGGTTACGTCGACTACGACGCCGGCACCGACACCTACCACCTCAACGACGAGCAGGCGCTGTGCCTGGCCAATCCCGACGGTCCGGTGGACCTGCCCGGCGGCTATTCGGTGGTCGAGGATCTGTTCCACATCAAGGACCGGGCCGTGCAGAACTTCCGTACCGGAGGCGGTATGGAGTGGGGTGAACACCACCCCTGCCTCTTCCGCGGCACGGAACGGTTCTTCCGCGCGGGTTACAACGCCCACCTGCTGTCGTCCTGGTTGCCTGCGCTCGACGGTGCGGTGGGCAAGCTCGAGGCCGGGGCCAAGGTCGCCGACGTCGGATGCGGCCATGGCGTCACCACAATCCTCATGGCGCAGGCATTCCCGCAGTCACAGTTCGTCGGCATCGACTATCACGACGCGTCGGTCGAGACCGCACGGGACCATGCGGCACAGGCCGGTGTGGCCAACGCGCGCTTCGAGGTGGCTGACGCGACGACGTACCAGGGCAACGACTACGACCTGATCGCGTTCTTCGACTGCCTGCACGACATGGCGGATCCGGCGGGCGCGGCCCGCCACGCCCGTCAGGCGCTCAAGCCTGACGGGCACTGCCTGCTGGTGGAACCGTTCGCGGAGGACAGCCTCGCCGAGAACCTCAACCCGGTCGGCAGGGTGTTCTACGGCGCGTCCTCACTGATCTGTGTGCCCGTATCCCTCGCGCAACGCGGGCCGGCGCTCGGGGCGCAGGCAGGCGAGCGCCGGCTGGCCGAGGTGATGGTGGGCGACGGCGGCTTCACGCGGTTCCGCCGTGCCGCACAGACGCCGTTCAACCTGGTGTTCGAGGCCCGGCCCTGA